Proteins from a genomic interval of Echeneis naucrates chromosome 21, fEcheNa1.1, whole genome shotgun sequence:
- the LOC115061576 gene encoding gamma-crystallin M2-like isoform X2 translates to MGKIIFYEDKNFSGRYLECSGDCSDLMCLLRRCSSIRVDSGCFMVYEKPNYTGNQYYLRTGEYPDFQHWMGVNDSISSCRLISSGPGSFNMRLYERIEFGGQMMDLVDDCPSVMDRFHINDIFSCNVTNGNWLFYEHPNYRGRMYLIRPGEYKRFSEWGGRSARVGSIRRIMDY, encoded by the exons ATGGGGAAG ATTATCTTCTACGAGGACAAGAACTTCTCTGGCCGTTACCTGGAGTGCAGCGGCGACTGCTCGGACCTGATGTGCCTCCTCAGACGCTGCAGCTCCATCAGGGTGGACAGTGGCTGCTTCATGGTCTACGAGAAGCCCAACTACACGGGGAACCAGTACTACCTGAGGACGGGGGAGTACCCCGACTTCCAACACTGGATGGGCGTCAACgactccatcagctcctgtcgCCTCATCTCCTCG GGCCCCGGCTCCTTCAACATGCGCCTGTACGAGCGAATTGAGTTCGGAGGCCAGATGATGGACCTGGTGGACGACTGCCCCAGCGTCATGGACCGCTTCCACATCAACGACATCTTCTCCTGCAACGTCACCAACGGCAACTGGCTCTTCTACGAGCACCCCAACTACCGGGGCCGGATGTACCTGATCAGGCCCGGGGAGTACAAGAGGTTCAGCGAGTGGGGCGGTAGAAGCGCCAGGGTCGGCTCCATCAG
- the LOC115062088 gene encoding gamma-crystallin M3-like, with protein sequence MGKNVTGRLLLLRQIIFYEDRNFGGRHYECMSDCADLHSMFDRCRSIRVESGMFMIYDRPGYTGNQYFMRRGEYSDYLGMTGMNDCVRSCRMIPAHSGTFRMKLYEHFDMRGEMMELTDDCPNLMDRFRMSNFNSCNVMDGHWLLYEQPHYRGRHYYLRPGQYRSFSEWSGNSSKISSIRRLMDL encoded by the exons ATGGGAAAG AACGTGACAGGCCGCCTTCTCCTGCTCCGTCAGATCATCTTCTACGAGGACAGGAACTTTGGAGGCCGCCACTACGAGTGCATGAGCGACTGCGCCGACCTGCACTCCATGTTTGACCGCTGCCGCTCCATCCGGGTGGAGAGTGGCATGTTCATGATCTACGACCGGCCCGGATACACGGGGAACCAGTACTTCATGAGGAGGGGGGAGTACTCAGACTACCTGGGCATGACCGGGATGAACGACTGTGTCCGGTCCTGTCGCATGATCCCGGCG CACAGCGGCACCTTCAGGATGAAACTGTACGAGCACTTCGACATGAGAGGTGAGATGATGGAGCTGACGGACGACTGCCCCAACCTCATGGACCGCTTCCGCATGTCCAACTTCAACTCCTGCAACGTGATGGACGGTCACTGGCTGCTGTACGAGCAGCCCCACTACAGGGGGCGCCACTACTACCTGAGGCCCGGCCAGTACCGGAGCTTCAGTGAGTGGAGCGGCAACAGCTCCAAGATCAGCTCCATCAGGCGCCTCATGGACCTCTGA
- the LOC115061576 gene encoding gamma-crystallin M2-like isoform X1, producing the protein MGKVNTKIIFYEDKNFSGRYLECSGDCSDLMCLLRRCSSIRVDSGCFMVYEKPNYTGNQYYLRTGEYPDFQHWMGVNDSISSCRLISSGPGSFNMRLYERIEFGGQMMDLVDDCPSVMDRFHINDIFSCNVTNGNWLFYEHPNYRGRMYLIRPGEYKRFSEWGGRSARVGSIRRIMDY; encoded by the exons ATGGGGAAGGTAAACACCA AGATTATCTTCTACGAGGACAAGAACTTCTCTGGCCGTTACCTGGAGTGCAGCGGCGACTGCTCGGACCTGATGTGCCTCCTCAGACGCTGCAGCTCCATCAGGGTGGACAGTGGCTGCTTCATGGTCTACGAGAAGCCCAACTACACGGGGAACCAGTACTACCTGAGGACGGGGGAGTACCCCGACTTCCAACACTGGATGGGCGTCAACgactccatcagctcctgtcgCCTCATCTCCTCG GGCCCCGGCTCCTTCAACATGCGCCTGTACGAGCGAATTGAGTTCGGAGGCCAGATGATGGACCTGGTGGACGACTGCCCCAGCGTCATGGACCGCTTCCACATCAACGACATCTTCTCCTGCAACGTCACCAACGGCAACTGGCTCTTCTACGAGCACCCCAACTACCGGGGCCGGATGTACCTGATCAGGCCCGGGGAGTACAAGAGGTTCAGCGAGTGGGGCGGTAGAAGCGCCAGGGTCGGCTCCATCAG
- the LOC115061816 gene encoding gamma-crystallin M2-like, translating to MSSKIIFYEDRNYQGRSYECDTDCPDMHPHFSRCNSIKVESGCWVLYEKPNYSGYQYVLTRGEYPDYQRWMGYNDSIRSCRTFSYTSEGPYRIRIYERPNFQGQMMEFNEDCESVQDHFRSRDIYSCNVMDGYWTLYEHPNYRGRQYFMRPGEYRKFSDWGATCATTGSFRRITDF from the exons ATGAGTAGTAAG ATCATCTTTTACGAGGACAGGAACTACCAGGGCCGCTCCTATGAGTGCGACACCGACTGCCCCGACATGCATCCTCACTTCAGCCGCTGCAACTCCATCAAGGTGGAGAGCGGCTGCTGGGTCCTGTACGAGAAGCCCAACTACTCCGGCTACCAGTACGTCCTGACCCGGGGGGAGTACCCGGACTACCAGCGCTGGATGGGCTACAACGACAGCATCCGCTCCTGCCGCACCTTCTCCTAT ACCAGCGAGGGCCCCTACCGCATCCGCATCTACGAGAGGCCCAACTTCCAGGGCCAGATGATGGAGTTCAACGAGGACTGCGAGTCGGTGCAGGATCACTTCCGCAGCCGCGACATCTACTCCTGCAACGTCATGGACGGCTACTGGACCCTGTACGAGCACCCCAACTACCGCGGGCGGCAGTACTTCATGAGGCCCGGAGAGTACCGCAAGTTCAGCGACTGGGGGGCCACCTGCGCCACCACCGGCTCCTTCCGCAGAATCACCGATTTTTAA